A section of the Bryobacteraceae bacterium genome encodes:
- a CDS encoding threonine synthase, whose product MLTQELLCIRPECGARFPLDQVIYTCPRCQSLVEVSPPPALDPPAMKRLWRERRMSNAPEDRSGVWRYRELLPFDDMRRIVTLGEGNTAVLDAPRAARYAGLESLRFKHQGFNPTGSFKDNGMTAGASQALRLGMRRVACVSTGNTSASMAAYASAAGLTPIIFLPHGNISYGKLAQALEYGALTVQVEANFDEILRLVRELAEKTGIYLLNSVNPFRIEGQKTIMVELLDQLDWRVPDWIVLPGGNLGNISAFGKAFRELRALGFMERLPRFAVIQAEGAAPFYDYFHHRGAFRPVEKPETLATAIRIGDPVSWPKAIQVIDESGGFVEKASEQEIADAKAVIGQCGIGCEPASAATLAGIRRLVAAGVIGRGETVVAVLTGHVLKDPDYIYRYHTGQLATPSGERIEPRFGNQPVTAPADLDAIAALLEQHSRS is encoded by the coding sequence TTGCTCACGCAGGAACTCCTCTGTATCCGTCCCGAATGCGGCGCGCGCTTCCCCCTGGACCAGGTCATTTACACCTGTCCGCGCTGTCAGTCGCTCGTCGAAGTCTCGCCGCCGCCGGCGCTCGACCCGCCCGCGATGAAGCGCCTGTGGCGCGAGCGCCGCATGTCGAACGCGCCGGAGGACCGCTCCGGCGTCTGGCGCTACCGCGAGCTGCTGCCTTTTGACGACATGCGCCGCATCGTCACGCTCGGCGAGGGCAACACGGCCGTGCTGGACGCCCCGCGCGCGGCCCGCTACGCGGGGCTTGAATCCCTGCGGTTCAAGCACCAGGGCTTCAACCCGACCGGCTCGTTCAAGGACAACGGCATGACCGCGGGCGCCTCGCAGGCGCTCCGGCTCGGCATGAGGCGCGTCGCCTGCGTCTCAACGGGAAACACCTCGGCCTCCATGGCAGCCTATGCCTCGGCCGCCGGACTCACGCCCATCATCTTCCTCCCGCACGGTAACATCAGCTACGGAAAACTCGCCCAGGCGCTCGAATATGGAGCGCTGACCGTTCAGGTGGAGGCAAATTTCGACGAAATTCTCAGGCTGGTCCGCGAATTGGCGGAAAAAACCGGCATTTATCTGCTGAATTCCGTCAACCCTTTCCGCATCGAGGGCCAGAAAACCATCATGGTCGAACTGCTTGACCAGCTCGACTGGCGCGTGCCGGACTGGATCGTGCTTCCCGGTGGCAACCTCGGCAACATCAGCGCCTTCGGCAAGGCCTTTCGCGAGCTCCGGGCGCTCGGCTTCATGGAAAGGCTGCCCCGTTTCGCCGTCATCCAGGCGGAAGGCGCGGCGCCTTTTTACGACTATTTCCACCATCGCGGCGCGTTCCGCCCGGTGGAAAAGCCGGAGACGCTGGCCACCGCCATCCGCATCGGGGACCCCGTCTCCTGGCCCAAGGCCATTCAGGTGATCGACGAATCCGGCGGCTTCGTCGAAAAGGCCAGCGAGCAGGAGATCGCCGACGCCAAGGCCGTCATCGGCCAGTGCGGCATCGGTTGCGAACCCGCCTCGGCGGCGACGCTTGCCGGCATCCGCAGGCTCGTGGCTGCGGGCGTCATCGGCCGCGGCGAGACCGTGGTCGCCGTGCTCACCGGTCACGTGCTGAAAGACCCGGATTACATCTACCGCTACCACACCGGCCAGCTCGCCACGCCTTCGGGCGAAAGGATCGAGCCGCGTTTCGGCAACCAGCCCGTGACCGCGCCGGCGGACCTCGACGCGATCGCAGCGCTGCTCGAGCAGCACTCCCGCAGCTGA
- a CDS encoding rhomboid family intramembrane serine protease has protein sequence MLPIRDTIPSRHPPIAVWMLILANAFVFLVELTLPEPALREFFHWFGIVPARYTHPAWAQVFGLPADDYWPYLTSMFLHGGWTHIIGNMWTLWIFGDNVEDRMGPVRFVIFYLACGIFAGLVHTWVNPDSTIPTVGASGAIAGVMGAYFFMFPHSRVIVLLPVFFLPVFFEVPAVTYLGFWALSQFFSGTLALAGPQNVGGVAWWAHVGGFVAGVVLHLFFVRRRGSYRRLARDEYFMEMPELPPGYWRR, from the coding sequence ATGCTGCCGATTCGCGACACGATCCCCTCGCGGCATCCCCCGATCGCAGTCTGGATGCTGATCCTTGCCAACGCGTTTGTGTTTCTCGTCGAACTGACCTTGCCGGAGCCGGCGCTGCGCGAGTTCTTTCACTGGTTCGGCATTGTGCCGGCGCGCTATACGCACCCGGCGTGGGCGCAGGTATTCGGACTGCCTGCCGATGATTACTGGCCGTATCTGACCAGCATGTTTCTGCACGGCGGCTGGACGCACATCATCGGCAACATGTGGACGCTGTGGATCTTCGGCGACAACGTGGAAGACCGGATGGGGCCGGTCCGGTTCGTGATCTTTTACCTCGCCTGCGGGATTTTTGCCGGGCTGGTCCACACGTGGGTGAACCCGGATTCGACGATTCCCACCGTCGGCGCCAGCGGCGCCATTGCCGGCGTAATGGGCGCGTATTTTTTCATGTTTCCGCACTCGCGGGTGATCGTGCTGCTGCCGGTGTTTTTCCTGCCGGTGTTTTTTGAAGTGCCGGCGGTGACCTACCTGGGCTTCTGGGCGCTGTCGCAGTTTTTCAGCGGCACGCTGGCGCTGGCCGGGCCGCAGAACGTGGGCGGCGTGGCCTGGTGGGCCCACGTGGGCGGTTTCGTGGCCGGCGTGGTGCTGCACCTGTTCTTTGTCCGGCGGCGCGGCTCGTACCGGCGGCTGGCGCGCGACGAATATTTCATGGAAATGCCGGAGCTTCCGCCCGGATATTGGAGGCGATAA
- a CDS encoding L-rhamnose mutarotase produces MQRVCFILQVKKDRLAEYRERHKQVWPEMLDALRRTGWHNYSLFLRDDGLLVGYVETPDFQAALQGMAREEVNARWQAEMRDFFEDPAGRNADEQMRPLEEVFHLD; encoded by the coding sequence ATGCAACGCGTGTGTTTCATCCTCCAGGTGAAGAAGGACCGGCTGGCCGAGTACCGCGAACGCCACAAACAGGTCTGGCCGGAAATGTTGGACGCCCTGCGCCGCACCGGCTGGCACAACTACTCGCTGTTTCTCCGCGACGACGGGCTGCTGGTGGGGTACGTGGAAACGCCCGACTTCCAGGCCGCGCTCCAGGGAATGGCGCGCGAGGAGGTGAACGCCCGGTGGCAGGCCGAAATGCGCGATTTCTTCGAGGACCCCGCCGGACGAAACGCCGACGAGCAGATGCGGCCCCTCGAGGAAGTCTTCCATCTGGACTGA